GGATCGCACCCTTTTccccctcttcttcaacttctatCATCACTTTCACTCTTTCTTTGGCTTCCCTTCGATCCCTCTTtatctttcttctctttggtATATTCTCTTTGAGCCCGTCTGTATCCTCATACTTTCATTTGTTTATCTCCTGCATTCCCAGCCCGACCGGGAATTCATCTCAAAAGACGCTGTGTGACTTTGGGTCAAAAGTACCTCCTCTGCCTCATCCACCCcgttccttgtgtgccttgaAACAGTCAACATTGGATTATTGCTTGTCTTCAGCGAATggcctgttgctgctggatGACCGGAGCCGTCCTTAATCGCTGATCGTTAATCTGCGACTGAtttgtgctgctgctgccgccggATCCCGCTGTGTATCGTCATCTAAACTGGGCCCGAGTCCGACTCGCCTGATTCAGTGCCGTCTCTTTGTcgcttctcttttctttttctcttttgatCCTCTTTCTCCCCTCATTCTCTACTTCTTTTTATTCTCTCGTATATGGCCGGCGTGCAACTCTCCAACATGACCGACTTTCGAATTCCACAATCCGTTCCAGCCCGGAAACCGGCTCCCCCGATTCATCATGGATACACCGCGTACCAGTCCTACGATGCTCTGCATccttcacaacaacaacagcaacaacaacaacaacaacctccaCAGCAGCAACTGTCGCCTCACCCCTCTGTCGCATCATCCATGGCCAGCAGCCGTAATCGAATGTCGTTTGTGCCTTCTTCCTACATGAACACCAGTCCGCAGTATCCCGCCAGCCCAGCATCCCAGCATTCAGTGAACGGCCCTGCTCTATACCCACCATCCCGACGTATGTCCACTGCCACTACCTCGACGAACTCGACCGGAAACCAACCCGTTTCCGCCGGCGCCACCACCGATATTCGTCGCAGCACCTCCGCTCGTTCAGCCAATGCTCAGCTGGGCTATGTCGCTCTCATGCGGAGACAGAAGGCCACCGTCTGGTGTGACCGGGCGCAACCGGAAGATCCGCGCATGAGGGCACAGAAAATGGCGGAAAAGAAGCGGGCGTACTTGGAAGTTCACGGCGCGGGCGCCGGACGCACGGGTACCCTGGGTAGCGGGAAAAACAAACACGGAAACAAGGGTGTCACAGACTTCTCTCCATCCACCCTTGTTGGGGCGAGCGTGCCAGTGCGTCTCAGTGCCAATGAAGTTGGTGATGATGCCGATGATGATGCTCGCAGTGACAACGGCCCTGTCCATCGCCGGACAGGTAGCGGCCGCAGCTCTCTGGGCAGTGCTCATCGGTACACCACTGGATATCAGCGACCGCCACCAGGTCCGCCAGTGAGCAGCCATGCCCAGACTGCCGAAGAGAGAGTTCCAGAACAACCGCCTTCAGCGGAGAAC
The sequence above is a segment of the Aspergillus chevalieri M1 DNA, chromosome 6, nearly complete sequence genome. Coding sequences within it:
- a CDS encoding uncharacterized protein (TransMembrane:1 (o70-90i)); this translates as MFQSCGCASPPATTPDNTVPYHTIPHGTPNTTVTWSFFKDRTLFPLFFNFYHHFHSFFGFPSIPLYLSSLWYILFEPVCILILSFVYLLHSQPDREFISKDAV
- a CDS encoding uncharacterized protein (COG:S;~EggNog:ENOG410PQ2T); protein product: MAGVQLSNMTDFRIPQSVPARKPAPPIHHGYTAYQSYDALHPSQQQQQQQQQQPPQQQLSPHPSVASSMASSRNRMSFVPSSYMNTSPQYPASPASQHSVNGPALYPPSRRMSTATTSTNSTGNQPVSAGATTDIRRSTSARSANAQLGYVALMRRQKATVWCDRAQPEDPRMRAQKMAEKKRAYLEVHGAGAGRTGTLGSGKNKHGNKGVTDFSPSTLVGASVPVRLSANEVGDDADDDARSDNGPVHRRTGSGRSSLGSAHRYTTGYQRPPPGPPVSSHAQTAEERVPEQPPSAENPPVEDTKPGHDDDANSFNGSEPEEYFGTVNDMKAPSAAMSATERARRAEELKRRGSVDDRTTTMSGVRLFVANPDE